A segment of the Solea solea chromosome 14, fSolSol10.1, whole genome shotgun sequence genome:
tgtcacgaCTTCCTACACACTGGCTCTTTAAGTTTGTACTTCAGTACAAGTATTTATGTCGTACAAGTACATACACTCAGTACATACACTTGTGCTTTGGTGAATTTGTAGCGATGGAGATTAAATCGGACGTGAAAACCGCTCCAGCTCTCCTGGATCAGTTCTACGAGAAGAGGAGGCTGCTGATCGTGTCCGCGCCCAACATATCTGACCCCGACTACCAACTGCAGAACATCATGGTTCAAGTGAGGAAactgtcttgttgttgttgatgttgatgacATAACAAGATTTATTTAGGGAAGTTTTAATAAACTTTCCCCTTGTTTCCATCAGAAATCTGACTGTGGATTAGACCTGAGACACGTGACCTTGATCGAGCTGCTGGGCTCCCCGCCTCGAGAGACAGGCCGCATTAAAGAAAGTCTCCTCAACGTGGAAGTCATCGAGGGTTTGAGGTAAAAGTTAGTAACAGTTTCATGGTTCAGTCTCGGCAGAAAAGTCCAAAACAAAAATTCATGTTGACAGTGAAGTCACAAGCTCAACAATCCACCTCTCAGGAGCCTCCTCGTGTAAAAGGAGTCTCTGTTATCTTTgagttaaaatgaaaagaataagGGTGTTTAAAAATAGCGGCACAAAATCTCAAGGGGCAGCATTAATGGGATGTTTGACAGGAGAAACACAGTAGCTCCGGGTTCCATGAGAATCAGGGAGTAAAAGCGTCTCCATTTTGCGCCAGACGTACAGACACAGACGTGTAAGTGTTTGAGAAGAGGCAAAGacgcagtgttttttttttttttccactgactgTGCAATGTGAGTAAGGGGTTGCTGCTCACTTTTTCCAGAATGTGGGAAATCTCTACCCGAGTGAGTCTCTTACACCACTGACACACGAATCccagagctgagctgagctgagtgCAGCGCGAGGCACATTCTTTCAGTGCACGCTGCGAAATGCAAGAGCGAGGAAAAAAGAGGGGGGTTGAGAGAAAAGGTTTATTGTGAAAAGGACATACAGATAAAATGAGAGCAGTCAAGGTTTTTAGCCccaaagaagaaaggaaaaagtcGCAACTCGCCTTAAATCAGTGGCTAAATCCAGAAACCTTGAACAGTCACAAAATAGATCTACCTccagcttttaaaacaactgcTATAACTTAAGGTTTTATGTCCAAACGATATAAAACAGTGTAATGAATCCAGAATGCTACAGTCACGGCCCTGTGGAGCACATTACTCTGGTTCTTAAATCACTGCCTTGGCTTCCTGTGTGTCAAAAGAGGATTTTTAGGATCCTACTACTCATCCTTAAGGAACTAAACTATCTGAGGTAAAAGTGATTTAAGCTCCTTCCTGAGAATCTGCCAAAACTATCATTTCAATCACGATTTTAAACCAATAAATGACACATGTCTTACACGCTCCTTTTAAAGCGTCTGTAAAGCTGTGTCAATAATCTTTGTTGCCTTTGATTTACAAAGAAGCTTTTTTGAAGCCAGCAGCTGTCATACTAAAATTAAAGGTGCACTAATCAATTTTTCTACATTAACAATGGATcaagtgactgtgtgtgtgtgtgtgtgtgtgtgtgtgtgtaaaatataagTGGCTTGCATGTATTGACAGCTCAGGTTTCCACAGCTCTGTGAAGAGCAGAAGGCAGCTGTGTCCAACAGAATGCTGCCGGACACCAGCTGCAGTCCAGGAAACGACTGGTGCTGGGTTGTCACGTGTAGTGTAACATAAGTGAAGAACAGAGATTTCAGTGTTTAGGACGCTCGGCGACGCCCTATTTTCCTGCCTACTCTGACATCTCCTACGACGTGCTCCTCGGGCCCAAAGGTCGGCTGACCTCCTGACCTTGGTTGTCCCTAAGACCAGGCTGAGGCTCAGAGGGGAGCGGGCGTTTGCAGTCACAGCTCCCGAGCTCTGGAATAAGTTGTCTTTAACTGTTAGGCTGTCaggctgtttttaaatctcttttaaggacacatttgttttcagtagCTTTTACCACGACTAATTTTGTGGGCGTTTctcacatttgtgttgttttactgtatgattttatgtctcattttatgTGCCTACTATGTGCGTACAGTTTTTAGACTGGTACAGCATTTTGGTGCCACTCTGTGGTTTTAAATGGgcgtaaataaataatgaataaagttGTGGATCGTGAGATTAAGAGAGTGTTCTGACGCAACGTAACATACTGACATAAACGGAAGTGGAGGAGCTCCTGCTGTTAGGTGAAGAATGTTTCGTTGAGCTTCGGCAACAGCATCTCTGCCTTCTGACATCTCAAGGGACGACCATGAcaaagttaaaacaaacaaaaacaaaaaaactccttGCCCCGCCTCCCCAATGACCTATGATCTCGCTCATAGTCTTGTTATATCTTCCAATAACTCTAGAGttgacatttttccattttaagtgccttttaaagggttaatgctGATATAATGAGCAATCATTTTACATTGTAATGACTTGTTGTAGAGTTGAAGAACATATTTCCTGCCCCCTAATGAATTACGCACTTTCTCTTGGTTTGTCTTTCGCTGGCTCCTGTTgcgttctgtgtgtgtttattaaagcACTGTCTGAAAACAATGCCAATGAAAGCCATAACAGAAGTCGTGGGCCGGAAAAACTAATACTAATTATGCGGTGCTTCATTTGTATTATACGAGACAGTGGACGGTCACTTTAATTGCTGCATTCGCTGTGTCGCCTCTGCAGGCAAGCGTTCAGAATCTCCAGGTCCTACTTCAGCATGGTGCTGCTCGACAAGCTGGGCATGGACCGAGAGCGCTTCATCACCCCCGTCGGCTCGGACGAGCTGTTCTCCTACATCGACAGCTTCCTGCTGGATGAAGAGGAGCGAGAGAGGCTCGAGCTCCACAGAGACTTCTGTGACTAACTTAATAGATCCCTCCGGTTGCCATAGTGATAAACCTATCAGCGAAACTATAGCAGCACGAGGACGGTTCAGGCGTCGGGTTCGGAGGAACATTAGGAGGGAGGACAAGGACAAGAAGGCGGGTCCTCATGTTCTAATGTGATTATTAGATAACACTGAAGCTGCAGCACTGTCAAGATAGGATtcagagagaacacagaacacacaaagATACCTGTTCGTAACCTGATATTTAAGGCCAGGTGTGGAAGAAGTGAGCGCACCTGGGCTTTTTGAACCTGTCACAAACGCTGTGGAGTCCAGTGACAGTTATAGCGCcgttactgttttttttgtatcttgTACATTTCCGATCAATCCGTTCAATTGATctgatgaaataataataataataaaaaaaaaatagtgagaGCTGTCCCAAGTTGTGAAAAAGGAATTTGCTGAAGCAGAAGAGGAAGCGATTAACATATTTACCCCCAGGTCTCAACTTCCCGCACATGCCAATCGAAGCGGAACATGATAAAACCCACAAGCATTGCAGAATAATTTCACTTTGACTAGTGAAAAGTGACAGTGGAGtatcagtgacatctaatggtcagACTgtagataaacaaataaataaataacgtaATAAATCCTTCCTAACCCCAAGTGTGTCAGGAAAGCTGGTCTTTACAAACGAGGGGGATGTTGGTTTCCTTCATTTTCAAAAGGAAAGCACGCTCTGGCTGGTTTTtatggcacaagatggcggcctctgtaaagtTAATATAAAAAGGCAGAAactaaattatttttgttttaaagcaattatacactggttacacactgggcctttaatgAAAACACCTTATATTATAACCAACAACCACTGCTGCACAAGACTACTGAGGATCCTGCTGTGAGTGGACAGAAACTAATCAGATGTTTAAGTGGCAACTGTGAGAAAACAAGAGAGATTTAAGAATTTCAAATACgtctttattcattttatataaatatagttTTAAATCTTGATattaatgtacaatatagatCGAACGAAGCACAATTTATTTGACGCAACAATCCGTATAAAACCATGAAGGGCGACTTTGTTTGTGAGATCGTTTTTGTGCTAAGTGCTGTGCATGATAACAGGCCTTTTCTTTATATGCAGCCTGaatcttaaaaaaacataaaataactaTTTCAAAGCTCTTGAAATAAAGACTttagtgtagtgtgtgtgttgtttggcaCATGTTCAGCAGTTAACACCGTGGGGGAAGAGGACAGGTGTGAGCGGAAGGCCTCGGTGTTCAGCCGCTCTGTGAACTTCTGCTCTGTGAACTTCTGCTCTGACGagtctcaaaaaaaaaattaatccaCAATCTCACAATCTTCGTCTCGGAGGCCGCGGCATCGCCTTCTTCGCCCTCTTCAGTGTCTTTTCTCCCCGAGGTCCGGAGCCTGTCCTCATTTGCCCTCTTCTCTTCGCATAGTGAAACGCAGTGGAAGAGTGCCCTCTGCCCACGAGTCGGGGTACTGCATCATCTTCTCCCACAGACTGACCTCCTCTCCAACCGAGTCCATTTCCACTTCCTCCTTGCCTATTTTAACAGTGCCTGGCGGGGTGGAAATCACACAGTGAATGCAGAATTAGTGCAGTGTTAGCTGTGAAAGGAATTTGTCATCATTAATTACAGCAGTGTGGAGACACAAAAAAGCTTTGAAGTATCATAGGGGCTTCAGCAGTAGAATAAAACGAacattaaaacaggttttcctTGCTCCATCCAGTCTTTATTTTagtgcataaataaataaataaatacactcagttgccgctttattaggtacacctattCAACAAcaaatgaggaagaagagctgatcggagtatttcagaaactgctgatcgtGATCTCACAGAGAGTATcacacaaaatcacaacaaaaaagGATAGGACAGAAAAGTCTGGGGACAAACTTGTAGAAAATGTCTACCTTTTCCAGAGCTGAGACGGACTCCTCCCAGGAATTCATTGTTCAGCATGGCTTCCTTGTCCCACACCGTCAGCTCCAGGCACATCCCTCTCAGCTGCTCGGCGACCAGGTCCTTGTATACGAACGTGTGGTCATAGTGGGGGTCCAGGTTCTTCCTCACGATGGGAGTCTTCCTCTTTGTGGTCTTTGCTTTAGTCGGGTACAAGTATCTGCAGAACCACGGACACCAGAGTCAGTTCCAAGGAACCTGGGTCCCAGTTGAACGTGTTCGTATAATAGTAATTTGAgtgtttacatatatttttaaagGTCTGTTTTTTGTAACAAAAAGACTTACCCTTTTACAAAGCTATCCGACATGCCCCCTGTTTTCATCGCCATCAAATTCTTCGCCTCTTTGATTAAGACGTGCAGTTCACCCCCGTCCTCAGTCGTCCCCTTTTTGCCTAAAACGAAGACGAACAATGTCAAAAAAATCTGAGGCAAAGTGTCTCAAACGGTCTTTATTATCAAAGTACTTGCCTTTACTCGTTTTCCCCGCTGCAGGCTTTTTAGGCGTGACGTATTTCAAAGAGATCACCAGCTCTCCTCTGTACTGAGCAAAAGCTGACGTCTGcacggcagcagcggcagcctGTGTCACACAagagcagacacacaacacGGTATTATCAGTTCTAACATGCAGCTTAACCATCTGActaacaataacaaacagagaTTGGCAAGGTGAtaaattacattattaaaatgctaaattaataacaaaaacaatattaaccATGATTACATTTGAATGAAGACATGGTAGGATATTTGAGCAGCTGCTAACATGCACACTCTCTTTTAATAGCTTCCCCTTGTTTTGATTTGCTTTGACCTTTGGACTCCTGTCAGATTTTTAACAGGTTATAATTTTCTTATAGGTAAACAAAACCACTTAATTCCCCCGTTGTTGCCGTTTCCCTCTAAACGggaacattatttacaaaactgacttTATGTTCTATTAAAGAAACAAGCAAATGAGTCCATTAACACGCAGGGAAATGTTTTATGGCGTCGTAACTCGGGTGAGAATTAGGCCCAATTTCCCCCCACAGACTTCTATTCTAAGCTAAATCctaaacatgtaaacactaGTGTACGCCCACTTGGCATCGTCCAAATCattcaaacagaaaaaacaaattcatttagCTATAAATAGTCTTACCTTTGAGCATAGATGCAAAGTTTCCTCGTAGGAGGAGTCGAGGTCTCTGCAGTCCAGAGGGATTTCCACCTCGCCCAGGAAGGCGTTGCGGCTCAGGCGGCCATGATGCCACACTGATATCAACATAGAGCGGGTGAACAGCTGAGTGCGGCTGATAGAGTactggaagaggaagaggaagcagaCAGACGTGTCAAAGCACTGATACAATCATTGTGCCTTGTTCAAATGATTGATGACCATTgatttaaacagaaaatgagTTTAATGGACGTAAAAGAAAACCTAGAGATTACAGCGAGATATGGATTCCCTCTTCAGTGAGTTGTTTGCTACTGCGTTTAAGATGACTCGACACTTGATGCtaagaaataaaatcaatatttgaCGACGATTTTCTGCATCTGTAGGTGTGGTCATTATTTGCAGCTGGCACTGGCACAAGCAGGGAGTGTTAGTAAGTCAACAGGACACGGTCAGCAGCACAGACGCACACATAAAGCATCACCTCCAGTGTTTCCTTGTAGACGGGGTTGATGGTGTTCCTTTTGATGGTGGTTTTCCTTTTGCTCTGGCGAGATTTGTCCGGGAGCAGGTAACATTTGACGTAACTGAAGCACAGGAATAATACACAGAAATTAAAGAGTGTTTCTCCGGGGGCCACTACAGCTACTGTGTTTTTGCTGCGtttcctgattaaaaaaatgatctGTTGACATTCAATTTCCTGTGAAACTGGAGTAATCACCTCAGGGGACGTGATTATAGCAACTTTGTAAACATAGCAAATTCTTATCTACACTGATCAAAGCTGTGCTAACATCaccgaggtgtgtgtgtgtgtgtgtgtgtgcagtagaaACAATTATTTCAGAGCTAAAGTTGGCACAATCTGAAGCCGATTTGGCCTATCGGAGCCTCACGCTGCAGTGTGCAAGGGAAAAAGtaaacatatttgaacttattTACGGATTTGACAGCTGCCGTGAGGCGTCGGCGTAGGCCAGCCCGCGGCACTCCTTAATGAAGACCTCGAGGCTCTGGGTGTGGTTGTCGTAACTCAGGGAGAAGACGATGTCGCCGCTCACCTCAACGCTGTCAAAGTCTCCTGCTTCGCTGTAAATACTCATCAAACTGCCCAGAGCgctctgcagagagacacacacacacacacacacacaccccgagATCAATAAACAACCATTAACAACAAATGTTTGACGTTCGTGTTACAGCAGCTGCAgatcaaacagaaaaaaacaagacataacaGCCAAGCAAAGAATTCATATATAACTGAAGAAAGTAGCTTCATGTATCGACACAAACAATATTTGTGTTCATCAGAGACGCGTTGAAGGGAGGAGCAATGTGAAAATAGACAGTCGTCAATACGTGACGCGTTTATTTACAATCATTTAAATCATCAGAGAGCTTAAAGCGAGCTGCTTCACAGGAAGCTGGGTTAATACAGAGGGATCACTGCTCACTGGCTCACAGGCATGTCATCCCCACAGTGACTGTGGGAGTGGACGCACCTGTGAAGAGTGTGGGTAGACCCCctacccccacacacacacagagcactaCACAGAACAGGCCTGATAGTGACTGGCCCTCAGGTTAGTTActgtagactttttttttcttgttttttattcttgaGTTAACACATTGATTTCATCATCGCTAATTTGCTGGAGGATATCCTGAGGCTACAGATGCTCGCTGCGATTATCTAACATCAGCTCTGCCCTGACTGACATTAGCAGGCCTTTAGAGGACTAATGTAAGCTGTGAGTCAATATTTTACCTTTGAGCTGTGCAGGCTGGAGGAGCTCGAAGCCAGTGTCCTTCTGTGAAAGCTAACCAAGCTGTCAatgtcttcatcctcctcttcctcctcctgttgcatcatgataataataatagtagacATTTAAACGGCTGATAATACCGACTTGTTGCCATTGCAATACAAGACTCGTATTATTTAGAGAAATATAACTCAAAAGGTGATGGACTACCAAAACAATCAACCATTATGGCTGCTTGACTACATAATAACTGAGTGGAGTCTTTAGTCTGGCTGAAATACAGTCTACTgcaattttaaaatatttgttatacttaaatgtgtgtcaaaatatcattttagattcatTACTGTCTTTATCTATACCggcttattctacagactgaagagaacatctttatttctcacagatatgcacaaatatcacagaaatgaatgaaaacgaGAATAATTCCTGccaaaaataattgcaattagattaatttgattatttattcaaAGTCGTTCAGTCCTAGACTTTAGCACATCACCTGTTATACAAACAGAGATggattttcacaaaaaaatcctACTTGACTCTCGTGAATACAAGTCAGTcttgttaaaatgaaaatgcagaaactaatcaaatgtttttcagtcagtcactcactcacctgtGCGTCTAATGCTGGTACAGAACTACTCCTGTTGCCCATTGCAGCCTCTTGTCCATCATGGTCCAGTGATGACACATTatctaaatgtattaaaaacacattttcagacaATGAATTCACAACAACAGCTTTGTAcgttaaattaaaattaaaaataaaaaagctaaCCGGGAGGCTTTGGGACTCTTTTGACACTTTTCTTGAAGAGTCTATCAACATCCAGTTCTGGGCTAGGACTGACAGATTTGACTTGGTTGGCCTGTGGTGACAACAGATGTGAGAGACACAGttagagaagagaaaaagacaatATAAGATAATACCCAGAGGCCATGTTGACTTGACAGCATCTTACATGGCTAGCGTCCGAGTTAGCACTGTCAGTCCTGTTGATATGTACTTTGACTGGCATGGTGAGACTGGACGCACTGGACCCTGTTGTGCTGGACTGAGGCGACTGGTTTCCTCTCCTTGTTGacaacacaaatgaatataaaaggaatacttcactgatttgcatttagctttgtattactagtaTGGGGATAGTACTTTTTGAAATATTGTGCTTCTcaaactcagtttcccctgagtcaagaaatatcttcattcttttgatcctgttagcgtaactgttagcaaagatggcggacactgtttacattctgggaatgaggtcccgccccctacGAGGGggtcattcccagaatgtaaacagtgtccgccatctttgctaacagttatgctaacaggaccaagtgtcactggtgggcatgtaacaaagaagagaatgaagatatttctcaactcaggggaaactgaggatgggaagcacaatttttcaaaaaaactacccctattctagtaatacaaagctaaatgctaatccgtgaagtattcctttaaatacagtgtataaacacaattttttaACTTGTGAAATACTCGTGACCTAGTTCACTGAAAGTGTCTTGGTGCATTTTTATACCAAATGTGGCAGAAAACATTAAGGAGATGACTTCCATTCAATAGGTTTTCATTTCAGACTTTTTAAGGGCAATTTCAATATCATTTTCAATAATTCAAAAAAAGACCGGCTGTGAGGGAGAAGGACTAAACACTGCACTACAAAATGGCGGTGTTTGTAGTGGGAAGTTTTAGTGCATTTTAGAATAATTTAGAATAGATTTATGCGAGTTTACCATGGTTCGTCAGGTGTCGCGTGGCTCGACTCAGTCTCAGTTCTGCTGCTACTTAAGCTGCTGTTTTCCGCAGACTCTGTGTCA
Coding sequences within it:
- the sytl4 gene encoding synaptotagmin-like protein 4, which produces MPQAADMINLGFLSDSERELILEVLQRDEELRQAEEQRVRKLKTDLLEVKRKGAKRGSGKYSQRSCGRCLEPLSTLTFFSSQCKMCNHDVCRNCRTVFPDGSWLCCVCAKESDVKKRTGDWFYDQRVNRFSSEPAHTLVSVSLKKRQPLNKRETTGEILLKSNDINTDTPGTPPVPQPRLKNRMENKDHAVKNSESILSKESVESKEDLGLKVARSDTESAENSSLSSSRTETESSHATPDEPWRGNQSPQSSTTGSSASSLTMPVKVHINRTDSANSDASHANQVKSVSPSPELDVDRLFKKSVKRVPKPPDNVSSLDHDGQEAAMGNRSSSVPALDAQEEEEEDEDIDSLVSFHRRTLASSSSSLHSSKSALGSLMSIYSEAGDFDSVEVSGDIVFSLSYDNHTQSLEVFIKECRGLAYADASRQLSNPYVKCYLLPDKSRQSKRKTTIKRNTINPVYKETLEYSISRTQLFTRSMLISVWHHGRLSRNAFLGEVEIPLDCRDLDSSYEETLHLCSKAAAAAVQTSAFAQYRGELVISLKYVTPKKPAAGKTSKGKKGTTEDGGELHVLIKEAKNLMAMKTGGMSDSFVKGYLYPTKAKTTKRKTPIVRKNLDPHYDHTFVYKDLVAEQLRGMCLELTVWDKEAMLNNEFLGGVRLSSGKGTVKIGKEEVEMDSVGEEVSLWEKMMQYPDSWAEGTLPLRFTMRREEGK